A window of the Natronospira proteinivora genome harbors these coding sequences:
- the gloB gene encoding hydroxyacylglutathione hydrolase, with protein MHKVTPVSALSDNYVWLIHGEDPSRVAIVDPGEAAPVQAKLCEHGLTPEAILITHRHWDHVNGIEDLLAVYDIPVYGPAEEPVPCRSQGLRDGDTVSLDHLGLTFRVLGIPGHTLGHIAYHGHGLLLSGDTLFAGGCGRMFEGEAAQMLASLDKLAGLPDKTYLYCGHEYTLKNLAFCEAVEPDNPWLHKLRQRAEQRLAANQPTLPTMLGEEKQYNVFLRCREAAIQASASRKAGQELHRPDGVFATLRQWKDQF; from the coding sequence ATGCATAAGGTGACCCCTGTTTCCGCCCTCAGCGACAACTACGTCTGGTTGATCCACGGCGAGGACCCCAGCCGGGTGGCCATCGTTGACCCGGGAGAAGCGGCCCCGGTTCAGGCGAAGCTGTGCGAGCACGGGCTCACCCCCGAGGCTATCCTGATCACCCATCGCCACTGGGACCATGTCAACGGCATTGAGGACCTGCTGGCGGTATACGACATCCCCGTTTACGGGCCCGCCGAGGAACCGGTTCCCTGCCGCAGCCAGGGCCTTCGGGATGGCGATACGGTGTCTCTGGACCACCTGGGCCTCACATTCCGGGTCCTGGGCATTCCGGGACACACCCTGGGCCATATCGCCTATCATGGCCATGGTCTGTTGCTGAGCGGAGATACGCTCTTTGCTGGAGGCTGTGGGCGCATGTTCGAAGGAGAAGCTGCCCAGATGCTGGCATCACTGGACAAGCTGGCGGGCCTGCCGGACAAGACCTATCTGTATTGTGGTCATGAATATACACTCAAGAATCTGGCTTTCTGCGAAGCGGTCGAGCCGGACAACCCGTGGCTACATAAATTGCGCCAGCGAGCCGAACAGCGTCTGGCCGCGAACCAGCCCACCTTGCCCACCATGCTGGGCGAGGAGAAGCAGTACAACGTCTTTCTCCGCTGCCGCGAGGCCGCGATCCAGGCCAGTGCCAGCCGCAAGGCCGGCCAGGAACTGCATCGGCCTGATGGCGTCTTCGCAACGCTTCGCCAGTGGAAAGATCAATTCTGA
- a CDS encoding GNAT family N-acetyltransferase: MSIPEQQPEAVMYKGFTIRPWTPADREASLSVLGRVLREYGLNFEPEEADRDVVDVQGHYWDIGGEFWVIEEQGELLGTAAFYPLEGRPEVAEIRKMYLLPRARGQGLGRWLLRFLEDRARERGYSHARLETAAVLKEAIALYESAGYTSAPDAVATRRCDRVLIKLLR, translated from the coding sequence ATGAGCATTCCTGAGCAACAGCCCGAAGCGGTGATGTACAAGGGCTTTACCATACGCCCGTGGACGCCGGCAGATCGGGAGGCATCGCTCTCCGTGTTGGGCCGGGTGCTGCGTGAATACGGCCTGAATTTTGAACCCGAAGAGGCCGACCGGGACGTGGTGGATGTGCAAGGCCACTACTGGGATATCGGCGGCGAGTTCTGGGTCATCGAAGAGCAGGGCGAACTGCTGGGTACCGCCGCCTTTTATCCCCTGGAAGGGCGGCCGGAGGTGGCCGAGATTCGCAAAATGTATCTGCTACCCCGCGCCCGCGGCCAGGGCCTTGGCCGCTGGCTGCTCCGCTTCCTGGAGGACCGGGCTCGGGAGCGAGGCTACAGCCATGCCCGCCTGGAAACTGCTGCCGTCCTCAAAGAAGCCATTGCCCTCTACGAGTCCGCCGGCTATACCTCCGCTCCCGACGCCGTCGCCACCCGTCGCTGCGACCGTGTCCTTATCAAACTTCTCCGCTAA
- a CDS encoding proton-conducting transporter transmembrane domain-containing protein — translation MNQVVFLDPALAIQLALAVPALGVVLIALTGRWPNLRDTIMVATAVVMFTMVLQVLPEVLAGGRPGVTLFELFPGLRIAFEVEPLGMLFGLVASGLWIITSIYAIGYMRGAGEANHTRFHACFAVALFAAVGIAFAQNMFTLFIFYEILTISTYPLVAHKQNQAAKMGARTYIGLLLGTSIGFQLVAIIATWWMTGTLDFTDGGIMEGHVGHGMGALLLVLYMYGIGKAALMPFHRWLPSAMVAPTPVSALLHAVAVVKAGVFTVLKVATYLFGLDYLSNLWTTEVIMYIAAFSLLAASTVALQKDNLKARLAYSTVSQLSYITLGAMLAVELAAIGGGMHIAMHAFGKITLFFCAGAIYVASKKTNISEMDGIGRRMPFTMGAFLLGALCVIGAPPMGGLWSKWHLVIGAADAGQVLMIFVFMISTLLNIAYLLTPVVRAFMLPPTDGYKGGIKEAPLFCVVPLSITALGCVALFFAADPLRAMLAGMFAG, via the coding sequence GTGAATCAGGTCGTGTTCCTGGATCCCGCGCTGGCCATTCAGCTTGCCCTGGCCGTCCCGGCCCTGGGCGTGGTGCTGATCGCCCTGACCGGCCGCTGGCCCAACCTGCGCGATACCATCATGGTGGCCACCGCTGTAGTCATGTTCACCATGGTCCTGCAGGTCCTGCCGGAAGTGCTGGCCGGCGGTCGGCCCGGCGTTACCCTGTTTGAGCTTTTCCCCGGCCTGCGCATTGCTTTCGAGGTAGAGCCCCTGGGCATGCTCTTCGGCCTGGTGGCCTCCGGTCTGTGGATCATCACCTCCATTTACGCCATCGGCTATATGCGGGGCGCGGGTGAGGCCAATCACACCCGCTTTCACGCCTGTTTTGCGGTGGCCCTGTTCGCGGCGGTGGGCATTGCCTTTGCCCAGAACATGTTCACCCTGTTCATCTTCTACGAAATCCTCACCATCTCCACCTATCCCCTGGTGGCACACAAGCAGAACCAGGCGGCCAAGATGGGGGCGCGGACCTATATCGGTCTGCTGTTGGGGACCTCCATCGGCTTCCAGCTGGTGGCCATCATCGCGACCTGGTGGATGACCGGCACTCTGGATTTCACCGACGGCGGCATCATGGAAGGCCATGTGGGTCATGGCATGGGTGCCCTGCTGCTGGTGCTGTACATGTACGGCATTGGTAAGGCAGCCCTGATGCCCTTCCACCGCTGGCTACCCTCGGCCATGGTAGCGCCCACTCCGGTGTCCGCCCTGCTGCACGCCGTGGCGGTGGTGAAGGCCGGGGTGTTCACCGTTCTCAAGGTGGCCACCTACCTCTTTGGCCTGGACTACCTGTCCAATCTCTGGACCACGGAAGTGATCATGTATATCGCCGCCTTCTCCTTGCTGGCGGCATCCACCGTTGCCCTGCAGAAGGACAACCTCAAGGCCCGGCTGGCCTACTCCACCGTCAGCCAGCTGTCCTACATCACCCTGGGCGCCATGCTGGCGGTTGAACTGGCGGCCATCGGCGGCGGCATGCATATTGCCATGCATGCCTTCGGCAAGATCACGCTGTTCTTCTGTGCCGGCGCCATCTATGTGGCCAGCAAGAAGACCAATATCAGCGAAATGGACGGGATTGGACGGCGCATGCCCTTCACCATGGGCGCCTTCTTGCTGGGGGCCCTCTGCGTCATCGGGGCGCCGCCCATGGGTGGCCTGTGGAGCAAGTGGCATCTGGTCATCGGCGCCGCCGATGCCGGACAGGTGCTGATGATCTTCGTGTTCATGATCAGCACCCTGCTCAACATCGCCTACCTGCTGACGCCGGTGGTGCGGGCCTTCATGCTGCCCCCCACCGACGGCTACAAGGGCGGCATCAAGGAGGCACCACTGTTCTGCGTGGTTCCGCTTTCCATTACGGCTCTGGGCTGTGTGGCGCTATTCTTTGCCGCGGATCCGCTGCGGGCCATGCTCGCCGGCATGTTTGCCGGATGA
- the rnhA gene encoding ribonuclease HI, producing the protein MAEKAVIVHTDGACRGNPGPGGWGAVLEWDGHCRELKGGEAETTNNRMELKAAIEALAALKRRCRVELYTDSEYVRQGITQWMDNWKARGWKTANRKPVKNRELWEALDAQCQRHTVNWHWVKGHDGNPGNERADELANLGIDEMLA; encoded by the coding sequence TTGGCGGAGAAAGCGGTCATTGTGCATACCGATGGAGCTTGTCGAGGCAATCCCGGCCCGGGTGGCTGGGGCGCCGTGCTGGAATGGGACGGACACTGCCGGGAATTGAAGGGCGGTGAAGCCGAAACCACCAATAATCGCATGGAGCTAAAGGCCGCCATCGAAGCACTGGCTGCCTTGAAGCGGCGCTGTCGGGTGGAGCTTTACACGGATTCGGAATATGTCCGCCAGGGCATCACTCAGTGGATGGACAACTGGAAGGCCCGGGGCTGGAAGACCGCCAACCGTAAGCCGGTGAAGAATCGTGAGCTCTGGGAAGCCCTGGATGCGCAATGCCAACGCCATACCGTGAACTGGCACTGGGTCAAGGGGCACGATGGCAACCCCGGCAATGAGCGGGCCGATGAACTGGCCAATCTGGGCATTGATGAGATGCTGGCTTGA
- a CDS encoding LysM peptidoglycan-binding domain-containing protein: MTSQVTMDCARPLHSLLRAGLMALIPVALLGCAALPWQQEGDESEHGDPDVGLGEYAGVELDTSSPVLDTTAHLNWQDHADHLLDEDGELREPADVWERIRRGWGMEGVVNSRVEPQLRWHERNPAYMDRVATRAEPFLAYILDEIEERGLPTELALLPIVESAYDPFAYSHGRAAGMWQFIPSTGRHFGLKQNWWYDGRRDFIASTDAALTYMENLAERFDGDWELALAAYNAGGGNVSRAIRRNRQQSRDLDYWSLRLPRETMHYVPKMMALREVIENPEKYGVSLRPIDNEPRIAVVELDGQLDLALAAELAEMDIDEVYRLNAGFNRWATDPDGPHRLVVPIDRKKALKSGLADLDPEERISWHRHEIQPGESLNVIARRYNITVEMLQDVNELRDNVIRTGDHLLVPQAMASADAYSGSVSQRLERIQNTQRGNRERVNYQVQPGDSFWSIAQQYNVNVRQLAQWNGMAPGDTLRVGQSLTVWVDDPALAQAGNRLRSGPADRERQVNYQVRSGDSLARIASRFGVSVNDLLRWNSLSADDYLQPGQKLTIIVDVTNTSGS; the protein is encoded by the coding sequence ATGACATCCCAAGTCACCATGGATTGTGCCCGTCCCTTACATTCACTGCTCCGTGCCGGACTGATGGCCCTCATCCCTGTGGCCCTGCTTGGCTGCGCCGCCCTGCCCTGGCAGCAAGAGGGTGATGAAAGTGAGCATGGGGATCCGGATGTGGGCCTGGGCGAGTACGCGGGCGTGGAACTGGATACCAGCTCCCCCGTTCTGGATACCACAGCCCACCTGAACTGGCAGGACCATGCCGATCATCTGCTGGATGAGGATGGCGAGTTGCGTGAGCCTGCTGATGTCTGGGAGCGGATTCGGCGAGGCTGGGGCATGGAAGGCGTGGTCAATAGCCGGGTGGAGCCCCAGCTGCGCTGGCATGAGCGGAATCCGGCCTATATGGACCGGGTAGCCACACGGGCGGAACCCTTCCTAGCCTATATCCTGGATGAGATTGAGGAGCGCGGCCTGCCCACGGAACTGGCCTTGCTGCCCATCGTGGAAAGCGCCTACGATCCTTTCGCCTACTCCCATGGCCGGGCGGCCGGCATGTGGCAATTCATCCCCTCTACCGGGCGTCATTTCGGTCTCAAGCAGAACTGGTGGTACGACGGCCGCCGGGATTTCATCGCTTCCACGGACGCGGCCCTGACCTATATGGAAAACCTGGCCGAACGGTTTGACGGCGACTGGGAGCTGGCCCTAGCAGCCTATAATGCTGGAGGTGGCAATGTTTCCCGCGCCATTCGCCGCAACCGTCAACAGAGTCGGGACCTGGATTACTGGAGCCTGCGCCTGCCCCGGGAAACCATGCATTATGTGCCCAAGATGATGGCGCTGCGCGAAGTCATCGAAAATCCCGAGAAATACGGCGTTTCACTACGCCCCATCGACAATGAACCAAGAATTGCCGTGGTAGAACTGGATGGGCAACTGGACCTGGCCCTGGCAGCCGAATTAGCGGAGATGGATATTGATGAAGTCTACCGCCTGAATGCCGGCTTCAACCGCTGGGCCACCGACCCGGATGGCCCCCATCGCCTGGTGGTCCCTATCGACCGAAAGAAGGCGCTGAAATCCGGATTGGCGGATCTGGACCCGGAGGAGCGGATCAGCTGGCACCGCCACGAAATTCAGCCGGGGGAAAGCCTCAATGTCATTGCCCGACGCTACAATATCACCGTGGAGATGCTCCAGGACGTGAACGAGCTGCGGGACAATGTGATTCGGACCGGGGATCACTTGCTGGTGCCCCAGGCTATGGCTTCGGCGGATGCCTACAGCGGCAGTGTCAGCCAGCGACTGGAACGTATACAGAATACTCAGCGGGGAAACCGAGAACGAGTCAACTATCAGGTACAGCCGGGCGATTCGTTCTGGTCCATCGCACAGCAGTATAATGTGAATGTGCGCCAACTAGCCCAGTGGAATGGCATGGCGCCCGGAGACACCCTGCGCGTCGGTCAATCATTGACTGTCTGGGTAGACGACCCCGCGCTGGCCCAGGCTGGTAACCGGCTGCGTAGCGGCCCGGCGGATCGGGAACGGCAGGTCAACTACCAAGTCCGCAGTGGTGATTCTCTAGCACGGATTGCCAGTCGCTTCGGCGTCAGTGTCAATGACCTACTGCGCTGGAATAGCCTGTCGGCCGATGATTATCTGCAGCCAGGGCAAAAGCTCACCATTATCGTGGATGTGACCAATACGTCCGGCAGTTGA
- a CDS encoding PA4780 family RIO1-like protein kinase produces the protein MKTPKRLQSLMDDGLINEVVNELKSGKEAQVYVVRCGDELRCAKVFREANKRGFKQAVQYQEGRKVRNSRRARAMAKRTRYGQKEQEAAWLNAEVDALYKLSDAGVRVPRPMGFVDGVLLMELVGDGEGNVAPRLDDMTLSPEQARAFHARMISEVVRMLDAGLIHGDLSEFNVLVGPDGPVIIDLPQAVNAAHNNSAAMMLIRDVDNMRRYFGRFAPELLDTEYGLEIWSLYAAGLLSLDAELSGRFDRDRASVDMGDLLAVIEASREEEQERLEREQAWRDGDI, from the coding sequence ATGAAAACACCGAAGCGATTGCAGTCACTGATGGACGACGGTTTGATCAATGAAGTCGTTAATGAATTGAAAAGCGGCAAGGAGGCTCAGGTTTATGTGGTGCGCTGCGGTGACGAGCTCCGTTGTGCCAAAGTCTTCAGGGAGGCCAATAAGCGTGGCTTCAAGCAGGCGGTCCAATACCAGGAAGGGCGCAAGGTCCGTAACAGTCGACGTGCCAGGGCAATGGCCAAGCGAACCCGCTATGGTCAGAAAGAGCAGGAAGCCGCTTGGCTGAATGCCGAGGTGGATGCCTTGTACAAATTGTCGGACGCCGGGGTTCGCGTGCCTCGGCCCATGGGTTTTGTGGATGGTGTCCTGTTAATGGAACTGGTCGGAGATGGCGAGGGCAATGTGGCGCCGCGGCTTGATGACATGACGCTTTCCCCTGAGCAGGCAAGGGCTTTCCATGCTCGGATGATTTCGGAAGTGGTGCGAATGCTGGATGCCGGCCTTATTCACGGTGATCTTTCTGAATTCAATGTGCTGGTGGGGCCGGATGGACCAGTGATCATCGACTTGCCACAGGCGGTGAACGCGGCACACAACAACAGCGCGGCCATGATGTTGATTCGGGATGTGGACAATATGCGCCGCTATTTTGGCCGCTTTGCCCCGGAGCTTCTGGACACCGAATATGGTCTTGAGATCTGGTCCCTTTATGCCGCCGGCTTGCTGAGCTTGGACGCTGAGTTGAGCGGCCGCTTTGATCGAGACAGGGCCTCGGTGGACATGGGCGACTTGCTGGCGGTAATCGAAGCCTCCCGGGAAGAAGAACAGGAACGCCTGGAACGGGAGCAAGCCTGGCGGGACGGCGACATCTGA
- a CDS encoding monovalent cation/H+ antiporter subunit D family protein: MDLLIQHLPALQVVLPMLAAPIVMLMARTPRLAWAATTLVTWLTLGVAILLAQQILATGPISYHMGGWMPPVGIEYYVDSANIFVLLIISLMGAISMPFALRSVEQEVDKTKHGLFYAAFLLANCGLLGITITGDAFNIFVFFEISALASYALIAMGKDRRAVMSSYQYLVMGTVGTTFLLIGIGFMYIMTGTLNLIDLGERLPEVNDTATIRAAFAFLAVGISLKLALFPLHLWLPNAYTYAPSMITVFLSATATKVAIYVLLRFIFSVFGYEFSFEELNMGYVLMPLALLGILIPSIVAIFQTNIKRMLAYSSVAQVGYMILGISFASTLGLMASVVHLFNHAITKAALFMALACIIYRVGSVSLDRMSGIAKQMPWTMAAFALAGLSLIGIPLTAGFVTKWHLLLAALEGGLWPVAVFLLGTSLLATIYIWKVVEAAYLKEPAEGVQPVREAPPSLLLPTWALTLACLYFGIETSLPVDMATRAAETLMGGYL; the protein is encoded by the coding sequence ATGGACCTTCTCATCCAACATCTACCTGCTCTGCAGGTGGTGCTGCCCATGCTGGCCGCACCCATCGTGATGCTGATGGCGCGAACACCGCGTCTGGCCTGGGCCGCCACCACGCTGGTGACCTGGCTGACCCTGGGGGTTGCCATCCTCCTGGCCCAGCAAATACTGGCCACCGGCCCCATTTCCTACCACATGGGTGGCTGGATGCCGCCGGTGGGGATTGAGTATTACGTCGATTCAGCCAATATCTTCGTGCTGCTCATCATTTCCCTGATGGGCGCCATCTCCATGCCCTTTGCCCTGCGCAGCGTGGAGCAGGAAGTCGACAAGACTAAGCATGGCCTCTTCTATGCCGCTTTCCTGCTGGCCAATTGCGGTCTGCTGGGTATCACCATCACCGGCGATGCCTTCAACATCTTTGTGTTCTTTGAGATTTCGGCCCTGGCCTCCTATGCCTTGATTGCCATGGGCAAGGACCGGCGGGCGGTGATGTCGTCCTATCAGTATCTGGTGATGGGGACGGTGGGCACCACCTTCCTGCTTATCGGCATTGGCTTCATGTACATCATGACCGGGACGCTGAACCTGATTGACCTGGGTGAGCGCCTGCCGGAGGTGAACGACACCGCCACCATCCGGGCTGCTTTCGCCTTCCTGGCCGTGGGGATTTCCCTCAAACTGGCCCTGTTCCCGCTGCACTTGTGGCTGCCCAACGCCTATACCTATGCGCCGTCCATGATCACCGTGTTCCTGTCGGCGACGGCAACCAAAGTGGCCATCTATGTATTGCTGCGCTTCATCTTCAGCGTCTTCGGCTACGAGTTCAGCTTTGAAGAGCTGAACATGGGCTATGTGCTGATGCCTCTGGCATTGCTGGGCATCCTGATTCCGTCGATCGTTGCCATTTTTCAAACCAACATCAAGCGCATGCTGGCCTACTCCAGTGTGGCCCAGGTGGGCTATATGATCCTGGGCATCAGCTTTGCCAGCACCCTGGGCTTGATGGCCTCTGTGGTTCACCTGTTTAACCATGCCATCACCAAGGCTGCTCTGTTTATGGCTTTGGCCTGCATCATCTATCGGGTGGGCAGTGTGTCCCTGGACCGCATGAGCGGCATTGCCAAGCAAATGCCCTGGACCATGGCGGCCTTCGCGCTGGCCGGCCTGTCCCTGATCGGCATCCCCCTGACCGCGGGCTTTGTTACCAAGTGGCATCTGCTGCTGGCGGCCCTGGAAGGCGGCCTGTGGCCGGTGGCGGTGTTCCTGCTGGGCACGTCCCTGCTGGCCACCATCTACATCTGGAAAGTGGTGGAGGCGGCCTATCTCAAGGAACCCGCGGAGGGTGTCCAGCCCGTGCGGGAAGCACCGCCGAGCCTGCTGCTGCCCACCTGGGCACTGACCCTGGCCTGTCTCTACTTTGGTATCGAAACATCTCTGCCGGTGGATATGGCCACCCGTGCTGCTGAAACCCTGATGGGAGGTTACCTGTGA
- the dnaQ gene encoding DNA polymerase III subunit epsilon, with the protein MTRQIVLDTETTGLETSDGHRVIEIGCVEMINRRLTGRNFHQYLNPDRQVDAGAVEVHGLSNDFLEDKPRFEEVVDDFIDYIHGAELVIHNAPFDVGFLDNELKLLRRDQRIEGCCSVLDTLVMARRMHPGQRNSLDALCKRYEVDNSNRDLHGALLDAEILADVYLAMTGGQKTLLLDGEEDKTDGAESRHSRIRRVKREGMQLRVLQASEEERRVHDERMRAINEKSGGAVWLQEAEQYEHS; encoded by the coding sequence ATGACGCGTCAGATCGTACTGGATACGGAAACCACCGGCCTTGAAACCAGCGATGGGCATCGGGTCATTGAGATTGGCTGTGTGGAGATGATCAATCGCCGCTTGACCGGTCGTAATTTCCACCAGTACCTGAATCCAGACCGCCAGGTGGATGCCGGGGCAGTGGAGGTTCACGGTCTCAGCAATGACTTCCTGGAAGACAAGCCCCGCTTCGAGGAAGTGGTGGATGACTTCATCGACTATATCCACGGCGCGGAACTGGTTATCCACAATGCCCCCTTCGATGTGGGCTTTCTGGACAACGAACTTAAGCTGCTGCGCCGTGATCAACGCATCGAGGGATGCTGCAGTGTGCTGGATACCCTGGTCATGGCCCGGCGCATGCATCCGGGCCAGCGCAATAGCCTGGACGCCCTCTGCAAGCGCTATGAAGTAGACAATTCCAACCGCGATCTGCACGGCGCCTTGCTGGATGCGGAGATTCTTGCGGATGTCTATCTGGCCATGACCGGTGGTCAGAAGACCTTGCTGTTGGACGGAGAGGAAGACAAGACCGATGGGGCCGAATCTCGCCACAGCCGGATTCGACGGGTCAAGCGGGAAGGCATGCAGCTGCGGGTGCTTCAGGCTTCCGAGGAAGAGCGCCGGGTCCATGATGAGCGAATGCGTGCTATAAATGAAAAAAGCGGCGGCGCCGTCTGGTTACAGGAGGCGGAACAGTATGAGCATTCCTGA
- a CDS encoding class I SAM-dependent methyltransferase has product MTVPSRDIEDWSHSPLGRAALACERRITAALAERLFGGRMLQLGHWPETSAFLEQCRVNHCLLASPRAPADLLCRLQALPVESGSMEVVFMPHTLAFCDDPHGVIREAERVLAPGGHLLLLGFSPYSFWGLRALLRRAPFADRTELLAERRIGDWMALMGLELLTLERYLYRPPLNIDLLLRRGRWLEHWGHSMIPGPWPSAAYAALLQKRDLAGNVIRPRWEQRRNLGPAAVPDSFQGGARSRRL; this is encoded by the coding sequence GTGACGGTGCCATCGCGTGACATTGAAGACTGGTCCCACAGCCCCCTAGGGAGGGCCGCGCTGGCGTGTGAGCGCCGTATTACCGCCGCCCTGGCCGAGCGACTTTTCGGCGGGCGAATGCTACAACTGGGGCATTGGCCGGAAACCAGCGCCTTTTTGGAACAGTGCCGGGTCAACCACTGCCTCCTGGCCAGCCCCCGGGCGCCGGCAGACCTGCTTTGTCGCCTTCAAGCCCTGCCCGTGGAAAGCGGTAGTATGGAAGTGGTCTTTATGCCCCATACCTTGGCATTCTGTGATGACCCGCACGGGGTGATTCGGGAGGCAGAGCGAGTGCTGGCGCCGGGCGGCCATCTCCTGCTGCTGGGGTTCAGCCCCTATAGCTTTTGGGGCTTGAGAGCGCTACTGAGACGGGCTCCCTTCGCAGATCGAACCGAATTGCTGGCCGAGCGCCGCATCGGTGACTGGATGGCGTTGATGGGCCTGGAACTTCTGACCCTGGAGCGTTATCTCTACCGGCCGCCCTTGAACATCGATCTGCTGCTGCGCCGAGGCCGTTGGCTGGAGCATTGGGGGCATTCCATGATCCCTGGGCCCTGGCCTTCTGCGGCGTATGCGGCGCTACTGCAGAAGCGGGATTTGGCCGGGAATGTGATTCGTCCGCGATGGGAGCAGCGCCGAAATCTGGGCCCGGCTGCGGTACCGGACAGCTTTCAAGGGGGCGCTCGATCCCGCCGCTTGTAG
- a CDS encoding Na(+)/H(+) antiporter subunit D produces MHELFSINWPGLAWLHPSLILILGALLIPAFRGTVQQVYRLVLAALFMVAVFSTVPGTYASFQFLNMDMVMGRADQLSLVFAYVFAIMAMIGTIYALHVKDNVQHMAGFIYAGSAVGVVFAGDLLTLYIFWELMLLSSVWLIWRNRNPISFASGFRYLLVHAVSGVLLLAGIVLYFNQTGSLAFERIDVEGAAFWLILVGFMVNAAVPPLHAWLTDAYPEATVTGAVFLSAFTTKTAVYTLMRGYPETEALIWMGAIMTIWGVTYAVLANNIRRLLAYHIVSQVGYMVAGIGLGTAMALNGSAAHAFAHILYKALLFMGAGAIIYMTGRAKLTQLGGLYRYMPLTFIFYMIAAFSISAFPLTSGFVSKTMILEAYAENHMAIIWLMLSLASAGTFLSVGLKLPWFAFMGKDSGLRPKEAPTNMLVAMGIAAFFCIYIGVRPEWLYQFLPYQPVEYNAYTTGHLLWELQLLLFVGLVFFVGLKYMAPKDKITIDTDWVYRKAAPVAVRFVHQHGTVAWHAFLAGLRWPLERIVEAASRHHGPQGTLARTWPTGSMVLWVAVLLAASLLIYYL; encoded by the coding sequence ATGCATGAGCTGTTCAGCATTAACTGGCCCGGCTTGGCGTGGCTGCACCCCTCCCTGATCTTGATCCTGGGGGCGCTGCTGATCCCCGCCTTCCGGGGGACGGTACAGCAGGTCTACCGCTTGGTTCTGGCCGCCCTGTTCATGGTGGCGGTGTTCAGCACCGTCCCGGGGACCTATGCCAGCTTCCAGTTCCTGAACATGGACATGGTCATGGGTCGCGCGGATCAGCTGAGCCTGGTCTTTGCCTATGTCTTCGCCATCATGGCCATGATCGGCACCATTTATGCTCTGCATGTAAAGGACAATGTCCAGCACATGGCCGGCTTCATCTACGCCGGCTCCGCCGTGGGCGTGGTTTTCGCCGGGGATCTGCTCACCCTTTATATCTTCTGGGAGCTCATGCTGCTCTCCTCGGTGTGGCTGATCTGGCGTAACCGCAATCCCATCTCCTTTGCCTCCGGTTTCCGATACCTGCTGGTCCACGCCGTCAGCGGTGTGCTGCTGCTGGCCGGTATCGTGCTGTATTTCAACCAGACCGGCAGCTTGGCCTTTGAGCGCATCGATGTGGAGGGCGCCGCCTTCTGGCTGATTCTTGTCGGTTTCATGGTGAACGCGGCAGTTCCGCCCTTGCATGCCTGGCTCACCGATGCCTATCCGGAAGCCACGGTCACCGGGGCGGTCTTTTTGAGCGCGTTTACCACCAAGACAGCGGTCTACACCCTGATGCGGGGCTATCCGGAAACCGAAGCCCTGATCTGGATGGGTGCAATCATGACCATCTGGGGCGTGACCTACGCGGTGCTGGCCAACAACATCCGCCGCCTGCTGGCCTACCACATCGTCAGTCAGGTGGGTTACATGGTGGCGGGCATCGGCCTGGGCACGGCCATGGCCCTGAACGGCTCCGCCGCCCACGCCTTCGCCCATATTCTCTATAAGGCGCTGCTGTTCATGGGGGCCGGCGCCATCATCTACATGACCGGTCGGGCCAAGCTAACTCAGTTGGGCGGGCTCTACCGCTACATGCCCCTGACCTTTATCTTCTACATGATTGCGGCTTTCTCCATCTCGGCCTTCCCGCTCACCAGTGGTTTTGTCAGCAAGACCATGATTCTGGAAGCCTATGCCGAGAACCACATGGCCATCATCTGGCTGATGCTTTCCCTGGCCTCCGCCGGTACCTTCCTGAGTGTGGGTCTCAAGCTGCCCTGGTTCGCCTTCATGGGTAAAGACAGCGGCCTGCGGCCAAAGGAAGCGCCCACCAATATGCTGGTGGCCATGGGCATTGCCGCCTTCTTCTGTATCTACATCGGCGTGCGGCCGGAATGGCTATACCAGTTCCTCCCCTATCAGCCGGTGGAGTACAACGCCTATACCACGGGCCATCTGCTCTGGGAACTGCAGCTGCTGCTCTTCGTGGGCCTGGTGTTCTTCGTGGGGCTGAAGTACATGGCCCCCAAGGACAAGATCACCATCGATACCGACTGGGTCTACCGCAAGGCGGCGCCGGTGGCTGTGCGCTTTGTTCATCAGCACGGCACCGTGGCCTGGCATGCCTTCCTGGCCGGCCTGCGCTGGCCCCTGGAGCGGATCGTGGAGGCCGCCTCCCGCCACCATGGCCCCCAGGGCACCCTGGCACGAACCTGGCCAACGGGGAGCATGGTGCTTTGGGTAGCGGTATTGCTGGCCGCCTCCCTGTTGATCTATTACTTGTAA